A window of Cohnella herbarum contains these coding sequences:
- a CDS encoding FtsW/RodA/SpoVE family cell cycle protein yields the protein MSHSLERHPEVNAYLHKICAQVKAKEVHEEIRHELLSHLEELTAERVAQSGMPEEKAMIEALRHMGDPEQVGKQLHTAHKPKPEWGVIALVAGMFLIGLVSMFTLRLSVDGMIDRKLVYGFVGVAVMIGLYFVDYRKLIRYSWVLYGATLLLMAAVHWQSVQVNGVTQWLLLGPFNFNVYAASPYLLLIAIAGMLQRKKPAAQGLREEAVELGKDAVLFMLIPALLYVPAPAFAYLLIYGFGLAVLLLVSGKMKLLITGLSALVLMTVPVLLNGSFDYEWSRLSAFLNPDTHAQTEGYLVLRSVEAIQSGGMWGQGFGIVNDKLPLASSELFYSYLVYNFGWVFGIAVALLAFLFVVRIARMGAKLQDSYAKNLVVGLIAVLGIQLAWNLLMCAGLLPILGLRLPIMNWSSGMVIELAAVGLILSAYRRKDMFGSSYRPQPTKV from the coding sequence ATGAGCCACAGCCTAGAACGTCACCCGGAGGTCAACGCCTATCTCCATAAAATATGCGCGCAAGTAAAGGCCAAAGAAGTGCACGAGGAGATTAGACACGAGTTGCTCAGCCATCTGGAGGAACTGACCGCGGAGAGGGTTGCGCAGAGCGGTATGCCGGAAGAAAAGGCGATGATCGAGGCGCTGCGGCACATGGGCGATCCCGAGCAGGTGGGCAAGCAACTACATACCGCGCATAAGCCTAAGCCCGAATGGGGCGTCATCGCTTTGGTTGCCGGAATGTTTCTAATCGGACTCGTATCGATGTTTACGTTGCGCCTTTCCGTAGACGGCATGATCGACCGCAAACTTGTTTACGGCTTCGTAGGTGTCGCGGTTATGATCGGGCTCTATTTTGTCGATTATCGCAAACTGATTCGCTACTCCTGGGTCTTGTACGGAGCGACATTGCTGCTCATGGCGGCGGTTCATTGGCAAAGCGTTCAGGTAAACGGCGTTACTCAGTGGCTTCTCTTAGGTCCGTTCAACTTCAATGTGTATGCGGCTTCGCCTTATTTGCTCCTTATCGCCATTGCCGGCATGCTGCAGAGAAAGAAACCCGCAGCGCAAGGCTTGCGCGAGGAAGCCGTAGAGCTTGGGAAAGACGCCGTCTTATTCATGCTAATTCCCGCGTTATTATACGTACCGGCGCCCGCTTTCGCCTATTTATTAATTTATGGCTTTGGTTTAGCCGTTCTTCTGCTGGTATCCGGGAAAATGAAGCTATTGATTACTGGATTGAGCGCGCTTGTTCTTATGACGGTTCCGGTACTTCTTAACGGGTCGTTCGATTATGAATGGAGCAGATTGAGTGCGTTTTTGAATCCGGATACGCATGCGCAGACAGAAGGCTACTTGGTATTACGCTCCGTGGAAGCTATTCAATCGGGCGGCATGTGGGGGCAAGGCTTCGGCATCGTTAATGATAAGTTGCCCTTAGCGTCGAGCGAACTGTTCTATTCCTACTTGGTTTACAACTTCGGTTGGGTGTTCGGTATTGCCGTCGCCTTGCTTGCGTTCTTGTTCGTCGTAAGGATAGCTCGTATGGGAGCCAAGCTTCAAGACTCTTATGCCAAAAACCTGGTGGTCGGTTTGATAGCGGTACTGGGCATTCAATTGGCATGGAATTTGCTGATGTGCGCGGGATTGCTGCCAATACTCGGGCTGAGGCTGCCGATTATGAATTGGAGCTCCGGCATGGTGATCGAATTGGCGGCAGTCGGTCTTATTCTTAGTGCATATCGACGCAAAGATATGTTCGGAAGCTCTTATCGGCCTCAACCGACCAAGGTCTGA
- a CDS encoding PadR family transcriptional regulator, translating to MKINKELMKGSTVILIMTLLGQKDMYGYEITKEIERKSDGVFTLKEGTLYPILHTLEVERFVEAYWNEEGGRKRKYYRITEEGRKQLGEKQREWSLFRTTVERVIGEGHA from the coding sequence ATGAAAATCAATAAGGAACTCATGAAGGGCAGTACCGTCATCCTCATCATGACGCTACTCGGGCAAAAAGATATGTACGGGTACGAGATAACCAAAGAAATCGAACGCAAATCGGACGGCGTATTTACGCTAAAAGAAGGAACGCTGTATCCGATCTTGCATACGCTTGAAGTCGAACGGTTCGTGGAGGCGTACTGGAACGAGGAAGGCGGCCGGAAGCGCAAATATTATCGGATTACGGAAGAAGGACGCAAGCAGCTTGGCGAGAAACAACGGGAATGGTCTTTGTTTCGGACGACTGTCGAGCGCGTCATCGGGGAGGGGCACGCATGA
- a CDS encoding universal stress protein has protein sequence MIFKHILVPYDGSKSSARALDKAIELVKGNAATQLTVAHVINLQPVVLADMTFAQPDAYQDQVREQGNAIIDKVKEITGDLPLSDVVVLAGSPAQAIIDYAENSDCDLIVMGSRGLSSFKELMVGSVSHNVILHAHIPVMIMK, from the coding sequence ATGATATTCAAACATATTCTAGTCCCCTATGACGGCTCTAAATCATCCGCGAGAGCGTTGGATAAAGCCATCGAACTTGTTAAGGGAAACGCCGCCACACAGCTCACCGTTGCGCATGTCATCAATCTTCAGCCGGTTGTCCTTGCGGACATGACCTTCGCCCAGCCCGATGCCTACCAAGATCAAGTGAGGGAGCAAGGTAACGCGATTATCGACAAGGTTAAGGAAATTACGGGGGATTTGCCATTGTCGGACGTGGTCGTACTCGCGGGTTCTCCAGCTCAAGCGATCATCGATTATGCCGAGAACAGCGACTGCGATCTCATTGTCATGGGCAGCAGGGGACTAAGCTCCTTCAAGGAATTGATGGTCGGCAGCGTCAGCCACAACGTCATCCTTCATGCGCATATTCCGGTTATGATCATGAAGTAA
- a CDS encoding DUF1648 domain-containing protein, translating to MMNVEKQQPKLNVPVTGLEKMLSAATLIAMIWSIVYVCVQWTDMPDRIPIHFNGKGQVDGWGSKWTLIILPIVSLLLYSGLTVLSKFPHVYNYPLPITEQNAAAQYLLARKLLGWINLEVVALFGYITWISVKVGKGYGDGLGLWSLPIILGVLFGTLAIYFVRAFRMK from the coding sequence ATGATGAATGTGGAGAAGCAACAACCCAAGCTTAACGTTCCGGTTACGGGACTCGAGAAAATGCTCAGTGCGGCGACGCTTATCGCGATGATTTGGTCGATTGTTTACGTTTGTGTGCAATGGACGGATATGCCGGACAGAATTCCTATTCATTTCAACGGCAAAGGGCAAGTCGACGGGTGGGGGAGCAAGTGGACGCTGATTATCCTTCCGATCGTTTCTTTGCTTTTGTATAGCGGATTAACCGTTTTGTCCAAATTCCCGCATGTTTATAATTATCCCCTTCCGATTACGGAACAGAACGCGGCAGCGCAATATTTATTGGCAAGGAAACTGCTAGGCTGGATAAACCTTGAAGTCGTTGCGTTATTCGGCTACATCACATGGATATCCGTAAAAGTAGGCAAAGGTTACGGGGATGGGTTAGGGTTATGGTCTTTGCCGATTATTTTGGGTGTCCTCTTCGGAACGTTAGCCATCTATTTCGTACGCGCGTTTAGAATGAAATAA
- a CDS encoding ABC-F family ATP-binding cassette domain-containing protein — MHLLSVENISKSYSDKMLFEDVTFGIETGDKVGIIGVNGTGKSTLLKVIAGLEPADSGKVSIGRSVVLRMLAQDPAFAPDETALEHVLGGESPQLKAVRDYAEILEALARSPEDARLQARMVAANQRMDELEAWQLESEAKTALTKLGILNYDDKVSTFSGGQRKRVAMAAALLQPSDVLILDEPTNHIDNDSVAWLESMLQKRKGALLMITHDRYFLDRVSNRVIELDQGRAYFYEANYSRFLELKLERDEREAASEAKRQNLLRNELAWIRRGAQARSTKQKARIDRFEALKEQGPKAAAGKMDVSIASSRLGKKIIEIEHLVKRFGDRTLIKDLSYIAVPEDRVGIVGRNGSGKSTLLKLIAGQLVPDGGTVELGTTVRLGWFSQEHEEMDESLRVMEYIREGADQVKTSDGSTISAGQMLERFLFSPSMQWSVISKLSGGEKRRLQLLRVLLNAPNVLLLDEPTNDLDIATLTVLEDYLDDFPGVVVTVSHDRYFLDRTVDRILAFEGDGIVSHHVGNYSDYQAFAERQEAAKAAAAAPAKGNASVSAAVSAKPESKERPVLKMSYKDQKDFEQIDDWIAETEEAISSVAAQMEASSSDSVRLQELAEEQQRLGTKLDGLLERWTELNELAEQIAANKNAK; from the coding sequence ATGCATTTGTTATCCGTTGAAAATATATCGAAAAGCTATAGCGATAAAATGTTGTTCGAGGACGTAACGTTCGGTATCGAAACCGGAGATAAAGTCGGAATCATCGGCGTAAACGGCACCGGAAAATCGACGTTGCTGAAGGTGATCGCGGGACTGGAGCCCGCCGACTCCGGTAAGGTGTCGATCGGCCGGTCGGTCGTGCTTCGAATGCTCGCGCAGGATCCGGCGTTCGCTCCCGACGAGACGGCTCTGGAGCATGTGCTCGGCGGGGAATCTCCGCAGTTAAAAGCCGTTCGCGACTATGCCGAGATTTTGGAGGCGTTGGCTCGGAGTCCGGAGGACGCGCGGTTGCAAGCGCGCATGGTTGCCGCGAATCAGCGGATGGACGAGTTGGAGGCTTGGCAATTGGAAAGCGAAGCCAAGACCGCGCTCACGAAGCTTGGCATCCTGAACTACGACGACAAAGTATCGACGTTCTCGGGAGGACAACGGAAGCGGGTCGCGATGGCGGCGGCGCTTCTTCAGCCTTCCGACGTGCTTATTCTCGACGAGCCGACGAACCATATCGATAACGATTCGGTTGCTTGGCTCGAAAGCATGCTTCAGAAGCGTAAAGGCGCTTTGCTTATGATCACGCATGATCGTTATTTTCTTGACCGGGTCAGCAACCGGGTCATCGAGCTCGATCAAGGCCGCGCTTACTTCTACGAAGCGAACTATAGCCGGTTTCTGGAGCTAAAGCTGGAGAGGGACGAGCGGGAAGCGGCCAGCGAAGCCAAACGCCAGAACTTGCTGCGCAACGAGCTCGCATGGATTCGCCGCGGAGCGCAAGCCAGGTCGACGAAGCAGAAGGCGCGGATCGATCGGTTCGAGGCGCTGAAGGAGCAAGGGCCGAAAGCGGCCGCGGGCAAGATGGACGTGTCGATCGCTTCTTCGAGGCTCGGGAAGAAGATTATCGAGATCGAGCATCTCGTGAAAAGATTCGGCGATCGGACGCTGATCAAAGATCTGAGCTATATTGCGGTACCGGAGGATAGAGTCGGAATCGTAGGACGCAACGGGAGCGGCAAGTCGACGCTGCTCAAGCTAATCGCGGGCCAACTTGTGCCCGACGGAGGAACCGTGGAGCTCGGCACGACGGTGAGGCTCGGCTGGTTCAGCCAAGAGCACGAAGAGATGGACGAATCGCTTCGGGTCATGGAGTATATTCGTGAAGGGGCGGACCAGGTCAAAACTTCGGACGGCTCCACGATATCCGCGGGACAGATGCTGGAGAGGTTCCTGTTCTCCCCTTCGATGCAGTGGTCGGTCATTTCCAAGCTGTCGGGCGGGGAGAAACGCCGGCTGCAATTGCTCAGAGTGCTGTTGAATGCACCCAACGTACTGCTCCTGGACGAGCCCACCAATGATCTCGACATCGCTACGCTGACGGTCCTGGAAGATTACTTGGACGATTTCCCGGGAGTCGTCGTTACCGTTTCCCATGATCGCTATTTCCTTGATCGCACCGTCGATCGCATTCTTGCGTTCGAGGGCGACGGCATCGTGTCGCACCACGTGGGCAACTACTCCGATTATCAGGCGTTCGCGGAACGGCAAGAAGCGGCGAAAGCGGCTGCGGCCGCTCCCGCGAAGGGTAATGCGTCCGTTTCCGCAGCGGTGTCCGCGAAGCCGGAGAGTAAGGAACGGCCGGTGCTCAAGATGTCCTATAAAGATCAGAAGGACTTCGAGCAGATCGACGATTGGATCGCGGAAACGGAAGAAGCGATATCGTCCGTCGCCGCGCAAATGGAGGCTTCTAGCAGCGACTCCGTTCGTCTTCAGGAGCTTGCGGAGGAGCAGCAACGCCTCGGAACCAAGCTGGACGGCTTGCTCGAGCGTTGGACGGAGCTCAACGAGCTTGCCGAGCAGATCGCCGCGAACAAGAACGCGAAGTGA
- a CDS encoding antibiotic biosynthesis monooxygenase, which produces MIVAINTIKIKSGHVGEVVERFKNPKGVQHAPGFVRMELLIEAGEEHDELKVCTTWESREAFDGWVNSDAFKQAHAHSRPKPPEGAAAGEQPSHGGQPAHGEQPKPGSGIMLGAKLSVHEVAFSFPGE; this is translated from the coding sequence ATGATAGTCGCGATCAATACGATAAAAATCAAATCCGGTCACGTTGGAGAAGTCGTCGAAAGATTCAAAAACCCGAAGGGCGTGCAGCATGCGCCCGGTTTTGTCCGTATGGAGCTGCTGATCGAAGCCGGCGAGGAACATGACGAGCTCAAGGTTTGCACCACTTGGGAAAGCCGCGAGGCATTCGACGGATGGGTGAACAGCGACGCGTTTAAGCAGGCTCACGCCCACTCGCGTCCGAAACCGCCCGAAGGAGCCGCTGCCGGCGAACAGCCTAGCCACGGCGGTCAGCCTGCCCATGGCGAACAGCCGAAACCGGGCTCGGGCATCATGCTCGGCGCCAAACTCAGCGTTCATGAAGTCGCGTTCTCCTTCCCGGGGGAATAA
- a CDS encoding 2,3-diaminopropionate biosynthesis protein SbnB translates to MIYLNNGHILRIGIDWSLLTNRIESTLRMLDTPEVVQPLKPYLRFRNPANRIIAMPSFVGGDTEISGIKWIASFPGNVALGKPRAHSTIVLNDPADGVPIAILVGGVLSELRTAAVSAVMLRHYFALERRRSYKVGIIGWGPIGRRHMKMLLALYGDRLDGVRLFDLKGIDSSSLDSRMQAMTRIASDWQEVYRNSDIVFTCTSSATRFIDELPPPGSLLMNISLREYLPESLHALKTIVVDNWQEVCRENTDIELLHTQTGLTEADTVTLRDVVYGGALKGVAASEPIFFSPMGMAAFDMTLAAYYWREAERLGIGVRLEG, encoded by the coding sequence ATGATTTACTTAAATAACGGGCATATCCTCCGGATCGGGATTGATTGGTCTCTGTTGACCAACCGAATAGAGTCGACCTTGCGAATGTTGGATACGCCGGAGGTCGTCCAGCCGCTAAAGCCCTATTTGCGGTTCAGAAACCCCGCCAACCGAATCATCGCCATGCCCTCCTTCGTCGGCGGGGATACGGAGATCAGCGGCATCAAGTGGATCGCCAGCTTTCCGGGTAACGTAGCGCTCGGCAAACCCCGCGCGCACAGCACGATCGTCCTTAACGATCCCGCCGACGGAGTGCCCATCGCGATTCTGGTCGGCGGCGTGCTCAGCGAGCTTCGGACGGCAGCGGTCAGCGCGGTCATGCTTCGGCATTATTTCGCGTTAGAACGCCGGAGGAGCTACAAAGTCGGAATCATCGGCTGGGGCCCGATCGGGCGCCGGCATATGAAGATGCTGTTAGCGTTGTATGGCGACCGGCTGGACGGCGTGCGATTATTCGATCTTAAGGGCATTGATTCGTCGTCTCTAGATTCACGAATGCAAGCTATGACGCGCATTGCCTCCGATTGGCAAGAAGTTTACCGGAATAGCGACATCGTCTTCACCTGTACTTCCTCGGCAACCCGCTTTATCGACGAACTCCCTCCTCCGGGCTCCTTGCTCATGAACATCTCTTTGCGCGAGTATTTGCCGGAAAGCCTTCACGCCCTCAAGACTATCGTCGTCGATAACTGGCAAGAGGTTTGCCGCGAAAATACCGATATCGAGCTGCTTCATACGCAGACGGGATTAACCGAGGCCGATACCGTTACTTTGCGGGATGTCGTATACGGAGGGGCTTTGAAGGGCGTCGCGGCCTCCGAGCCTATTTTCTTCAGCCCGATGGGCATGGCCGCTTTCGACATGACCCTCGCCGCCTATTATTGGCGGGAAGCGGAGCGGCTCGGCATCGGAGTTAGATTGGAAGGATAA
- the sbnA gene encoding 2,3-diaminopropionate biosynthesis protein SbnA, producing the protein MATDMGIMDGMCRTIGRTPLVPLRRLFQDEPYQVYGKLEMMNPGGSAKDRPALFIVREAIRSGEILRDTTVIESSSGNMALSLAQICNYLGLRFICVVDPRTTEAHLRLIRCLNGEIERVEHPDPVSGDYLPARIQRVQELRQQIGNCYWTNQYGNPNNYRAHYETTMPEILEQLSQVDYLFCGVSSCGTIRGCAERLKDSGLPTRIIAVDAQGSVIFGGMKGPRQFPGLGAALPPSINRKELIDRVIYVSERECIEGCLDLVRQESIMAGASSGGVIAAIRAMRDDIPDGAVCAAILPDRGDRYMDTVYDEEWVQRHVTGA; encoded by the coding sequence ATGGCCACGGATATGGGCATTATGGACGGGATGTGCCGGACAATCGGCCGCACGCCTCTCGTTCCTCTTCGTCGCTTGTTTCAAGATGAGCCCTACCAGGTGTACGGCAAGCTCGAGATGATGAATCCCGGCGGAAGCGCGAAGGATCGCCCGGCCTTGTTCATCGTCCGCGAAGCGATCCGATCGGGGGAAATCCTTCGCGACACGACCGTCATCGAATCCAGCTCCGGCAATATGGCGTTAAGCTTGGCTCAAATCTGCAACTATTTGGGCTTGCGCTTCATCTGCGTCGTCGACCCTAGGACAACGGAGGCTCATCTGAGATTGATTCGATGTTTGAACGGAGAAATCGAGAGAGTCGAACATCCGGATCCGGTCAGCGGAGATTATTTGCCGGCCCGTATTCAACGTGTTCAAGAACTTCGGCAGCAAATCGGAAACTGTTATTGGACGAACCAGTACGGCAACCCGAACAACTATAGGGCGCATTACGAGACGACGATGCCGGAAATTCTGGAGCAGCTGTCTCAGGTCGATTATTTGTTCTGCGGAGTCAGCTCGTGCGGAACGATAAGGGGCTGCGCGGAGAGACTTAAGGATAGCGGGCTGCCCACGCGGATTATCGCCGTCGACGCTCAGGGGAGCGTCATATTCGGCGGGATGAAGGGGCCTCGACAGTTCCCGGGTTTAGGCGCGGCGCTTCCTCCTTCCATCAATCGCAAAGAATTGATCGACCGCGTCATCTACGTGTCGGAACGGGAGTGTATCGAAGGCTGCTTGGATCTCGTTCGGCAAGAGTCGATCATGGCCGGCGCTTCTTCGGGCGGCGTTATTGCCGCTATTCGGGCCATGCGCGATGACATTCCGGATGGCGCCGTATGCGCGGCTATCCTTCCTGACCGCGGTGATCGTTACATGGATACGGTATATGACGAGGAATGGGTGCAGCGGCATGTCACTGGCGCATGA
- a CDS encoding CoF synthetase: MREDRLTRKIRQVLDVFPWYARMLAAEGADIRTAQSLQLLPLMTSEMLERYYYQSGPPFEPRDNMTCYRTSGTSSRRRKTIYYSAEDERRYIRIKSGLFNRIIAPFGITTALSDMGTGHAASTAPETFDRIGIKVDTIAFQQPIEEHLERLRTLRPQLLYTMPSILDRILAASAEDPSSYGIRQVVLVGEIASPAWLRSVAERLWLAPESITDTYGSIEIGTIAYYSHEHGRYLFAEGIEAEGIPAQALYDDIEPLPENESVLVLTSWARDLFPAIRYVTYDIVRDLRPIVVKGQSRMSFQAIVRRIGTELKHGEKISVYDIEDVVYRHLKEATVRVHVQSNALTVHIDSKDKTPEIYERIELELQDRIPEIGIMIRGGLLHAIRVVPSEISYDARVLKHKRIFYD, translated from the coding sequence GTGCGCGAAGATCGGCTTACGCGGAAAATTCGGCAAGTTCTCGACGTCTTCCCTTGGTACGCCCGGATGCTCGCGGCGGAAGGCGCGGATATCCGGACGGCGCAATCGCTGCAACTGCTACCTTTAATGACGTCCGAGATGCTGGAACGTTATTATTATCAATCCGGGCCGCCCTTCGAGCCCCGGGACAACATGACGTGTTACCGTACCTCCGGAACGAGCTCAAGGCGCCGGAAAACCATTTACTACTCCGCGGAGGACGAACGCCGGTATATTCGGATCAAAAGCGGGCTTTTTAACCGGATTATCGCGCCGTTCGGCATAACTACCGCGTTATCCGATATGGGTACGGGCCACGCGGCCAGCACCGCCCCGGAAACCTTCGATCGCATCGGCATCAAAGTAGATACGATCGCTTTCCAGCAACCGATCGAAGAGCATCTAGAACGGCTGAGAACGCTACGTCCCCAACTCCTATATACGATGCCATCCATCCTCGATCGTATTTTGGCCGCCTCCGCGGAGGATCCCTCCTCCTACGGCATTCGACAGGTGGTGCTCGTCGGAGAGATCGCATCCCCGGCGTGGCTTCGAAGCGTTGCCGAACGCCTGTGGCTAGCGCCGGAGAGCATTACCGACACTTACGGCTCGATCGAGATCGGCACGATCGCGTACTATTCGCATGAACACGGAAGGTATCTCTTCGCCGAAGGCATTGAGGCGGAAGGAATCCCGGCTCAGGCTTTGTACGACGATATCGAGCCCCTTCCAGAGAACGAATCCGTGCTCGTATTAACTTCTTGGGCTCGCGATCTATTTCCCGCGATCCGCTACGTGACGTACGACATCGTGCGGGATTTACGTCCGATCGTCGTGAAGGGGCAAAGCCGGATGAGCTTCCAAGCCATCGTCAGGCGAATCGGCACGGAACTGAAGCACGGAGAGAAAATAAGCGTCTACGATATCGAGGACGTCGTGTACCGCCACTTGAAGGAGGCGACCGTGCGCGTCCATGTTCAGTCCAACGCCCTAACGGTGCATATCGATAGCAAGGACAAGACTCCGGAAATCTATGAGCGTATCGAATTGGAATTGCAGGATCGTATACCGGAGATCGGCATTATGATCAGAGGCGGGCTGCTTCACGCTATACGCGTCGTTCCGTCGGAGATTTCCTACGACGCTCGCGTCCTGAAACACAAGAGAATTTTCTACGACTGA
- a CDS encoding YheC/YheD family protein produces the protein MSNETAVSSKWIKTKVLAGDPALAAHIPATRRLTQGTLMASLNRYRMVYVKPVSGSLGIGVMRIDRTGAGWTVQAGMSRRSFATFGAMYRWLFPRMGRKEYLVQRGIHVLRHNGRPIDFRVMIQKGRKVGWKVTGTAARVAHPGKAVTNGSQGGSIHGARSLLRRTVGPKTTLRLLKKFNRLAYSTARRFTLAYPGMRELGLDIAVDRKHRAWILEVNTRPDPCPFTKLDDPSMIRNIVRFARGYGRTYRLTCNKAKRG, from the coding sequence ATGAGTAATGAGACCGCGGTGTCCAGCAAGTGGATTAAGACCAAGGTGTTAGCCGGGGATCCCGCGTTAGCCGCCCATATTCCCGCTACCCGGCGTCTGACGCAAGGAACGCTGATGGCATCGTTGAACCGCTATCGAATGGTTTACGTCAAGCCGGTGTCGGGGTCCCTTGGAATCGGGGTTATGCGCATCGATCGAACCGGCGCAGGCTGGACCGTTCAGGCGGGGATGAGTCGGCGTTCGTTCGCCACCTTCGGCGCCATGTACCGTTGGCTGTTTCCTCGGATGGGCAGGAAGGAGTATCTCGTACAGAGAGGTATTCACGTCTTGAGGCATAACGGCAGACCGATCGATTTCCGAGTCATGATCCAAAAGGGGCGAAAGGTCGGATGGAAAGTTACGGGGACGGCAGCTCGAGTAGCGCATCCCGGCAAGGCGGTGACGAACGGGAGTCAAGGAGGAAGCATTCACGGCGCGCGATCGTTGCTGCGGCGGACGGTCGGTCCGAAGACGACCTTGCGCTTGCTCAAGAAGTTTAACCGCTTGGCGTACTCAACGGCACGCCGGTTCACGCTGGCTTATCCCGGAATGAGAGAGCTGGGGTTGGATATCGCCGTGGATCGCAAGCATCGAGCGTGGATTCTCGAAGTGAATACGAGACCCGATCCTTGTCCGTTCACGAAACTTGACGATCCATCGATGATTCGGAATATCGTGAGATTCGCCCGCGGCTACGGGCGAACCTATCGGTTGACATGTAATAAAGCCAAGCGCGGATAG
- a CDS encoding TFIIB-type zinc ribbon-containing protein, which translates to MNCPVCEGTRMREVEKNGILIDICPSCKGVWLDRGELDKLMEEVKEVRQDYNEWYYGDSTKQEAPRAAQPPQQNYQQPQQNYPPQQQNYQQPQQGYPPQQQYSQHGHHGHSQYPKYKKKKSMMDVFGDLFGD; encoded by the coding sequence ATGAACTGTCCGGTATGCGAAGGAACTCGTATGAGAGAAGTAGAGAAGAACGGAATTCTGATCGATATCTGCCCTAGCTGCAAGGGGGTATGGCTCGATCGGGGAGAATTGGACAAGTTGATGGAAGAGGTCAAGGAAGTCCGCCAAGACTATAACGAATGGTACTACGGGGACTCTACTAAACAGGAAGCGCCGAGAGCCGCGCAACCGCCTCAGCAGAACTACCAGCAGCCTCAGCAGAATTACCCGCCTCAACAACAGAATTATCAGCAGCCTCAACAGGGTTACCCACCGCAACAGCAATACTCGCAGCATGGTCATCACGGCCATTCCCAATATCCGAAATATAAGAAAAAGAAAAGCATGATGGATGTTTTCGGCGACTTGTTTGGCGATTGA
- a CDS encoding HAD-IIA family hydrolase translates to MNRVIEKNTKALFFDLDGCIYYGRKLAERANELLELLRSGGIRIGFITNNSREDAAEIGRKLSGMGLRLNDEQIVNATEAVASYLTERYGRVNVKVAGSESLRRAIAGQGHRLLEWEAREIADTIVIGRDTEFDYRRLQRIVDESFRGARLLSTNADRSHPGEDGRVIPETGSLMAAIESIVGSSVKSIGKPDNCLYELAMRAYKLTPSECVMVGDNLATDIAGADRIGMKSVWIRQSGSDLQDRLPIKPTFTVGKLSELYELLLSEREYSDYRV, encoded by the coding sequence ATGAATCGCGTAATCGAGAAAAATACGAAGGCGTTGTTTTTCGACCTGGACGGCTGTATCTATTATGGCCGGAAGCTAGCCGAACGCGCGAACGAATTACTGGAATTGCTTCGATCCGGCGGCATCCGAATCGGGTTCATCACGAACAATTCCAGAGAAGACGCCGCCGAAATAGGCCGAAAGCTATCCGGAATGGGCCTGCGCTTGAACGACGAACAAATCGTTAACGCAACCGAAGCCGTGGCTAGCTATTTGACCGAACGATATGGACGCGTAAACGTTAAAGTCGCGGGGAGCGAGAGCTTGCGAAGAGCGATTGCCGGCCAAGGACATCGGCTTCTTGAATGGGAAGCGCGGGAAATCGCGGATACCATCGTCATTGGAAGGGATACCGAATTCGATTACCGACGGCTTCAGCGGATCGTGGACGAATCTTTCCGCGGCGCCCGGCTTCTCAGTACGAACGCGGATCGTTCGCATCCCGGCGAAGACGGAAGAGTGATCCCGGAGACCGGTTCCCTAATGGCTGCTATCGAGTCGATTGTGGGCTCCTCCGTTAAGAGTATCGGCAAACCCGACAATTGCTTGTACGAATTAGCCATGAGAGCCTATAAGCTTACCCCTTCGGAATGCGTCATGGTCGGAGATAATCTCGCTACGGATATCGCGGGCGCTGATCGGATCGGGATGAAATCGGTATGGATTCGTCAATCCGGTTCGGACTTACAAGACCGCCTGCCGATTAAACCTACCTTTACCGTCGGCAAGCTATCGGAATTGTACGAGTTATTGTTATCCGAACGGGAATACTCCGATTATCGAGTATAG